One part of the Neisseria zalophi genome encodes these proteins:
- a CDS encoding type VI secretion system Vgr family protein: MNRTVVAHTPLGQGLLFKEMHGTESISSLFEFNIVLVSKDSNLQGRDIVGQPMTLEIDTEAGSPRYLNGLVTDFGYIGEDEDEESYHAYSCTVRPFMWYLTQNTDSRVFVDKTVLDITNEVLGTFGFPYQIKCQKSYRTRGFCVQYQENSFNFLNRLFEQEGIYYYFTHNNGSHELVIVDDIGVLEEIDSPNIPYHSRQTAPGAPSTAYIDIWEERDSLKSSQVVTQEYNYKNAKVEMKSQDTVHDFNSVAMEHYDFYTGFSDVSEAQNYSQVRSEDLKSQTKSITGSGTALTIAPGYTFSLNKHPHSSSNTEYTILQADYDFEEAGYTTGDRIGRFRISFRVLPKSYQYRPPLKTPKPKVLGTQAATVTGPAGEEVYTNEYGDIKVQFHWDRYGKMDENSSNWVRVAQGSAGAGFGSINTPRIGEEVLVDFINGDADRPIVLGRLYNSAMSPPWGFPAAAKQSGIKSKSFNSPLSNFNELMFNDTAGSEIVNFQAQKDLTSLVKNNETRNVNNDRTTTIGNNETVTVVGDRAKTVQKNETAAITLDRTKTVGQNETSSITKNQSISVGENQSTSVGQNQSVDVIQNRTRTVGENENVSVGQSQALTIGKDHNTMVGQNQALTVGSNRNKTIVSNEVSSIGGNKQQTITKNAVSTVGIGKMSTIGAGYMLNVGGGWMTNVGAAEMHNVGLVMGLNAGMNVGVNAGRHITLSANSKITLQVGSSMIVMDKNKISIVSKTIKVVGTKKVDMDGKKVDIN, from the coding sequence ATGAATAGGACAGTCGTTGCTCATACTCCTTTAGGACAAGGACTTCTGTTTAAAGAGATGCATGGAACGGAGTCTATCTCAAGCCTTTTTGAATTTAATATTGTATTGGTATCTAAGGATTCAAATTTACAAGGGCGTGATATTGTCGGACAACCGATGACTTTAGAAATCGATACAGAAGCAGGCTCTCCTCGCTATCTTAATGGGTTAGTAACAGATTTTGGTTATATTGGTGAAGATGAAGACGAAGAAAGCTATCATGCTTATTCGTGTACTGTTCGTCCATTTATGTGGTATCTAACTCAAAATACCGATAGTAGGGTGTTTGTTGATAAAACCGTATTGGATATTACTAATGAGGTGTTGGGTACCTTTGGATTTCCTTATCAAATAAAATGTCAGAAAAGTTATAGAACCAGAGGCTTTTGTGTTCAATACCAAGAAAATAGTTTTAATTTTTTAAATCGGTTATTTGAGCAAGAAGGCATTTATTATTATTTTACTCACAATAATGGTTCTCATGAATTAGTCATTGTAGATGATATCGGTGTATTAGAAGAAATTGATTCTCCTAATATTCCTTATCATTCGCGACAAACCGCACCGGGAGCGCCGAGTACTGCTTATATTGATATATGGGAAGAACGCGACTCATTGAAATCCAGCCAAGTAGTAACACAAGAATATAATTATAAAAATGCTAAAGTAGAGATGAAATCACAGGATACGGTTCATGATTTCAATTCCGTTGCGATGGAACACTATGATTTTTACACTGGATTCAGTGATGTATCAGAAGCGCAAAATTATAGTCAGGTGCGGAGTGAAGATTTAAAAAGCCAAACTAAATCTATCACAGGCTCCGGAACTGCTTTAACCATTGCTCCCGGATATACATTTTCATTAAATAAACATCCACATTCATCCTCTAATACAGAATACACAATATTACAGGCAGACTATGATTTTGAAGAGGCCGGTTATACCACGGGTGACCGTATTGGTAGGTTTAGAATATCATTCCGTGTATTACCCAAATCATATCAATATCGCCCTCCTTTAAAAACGCCGAAGCCAAAAGTGTTGGGTACACAGGCAGCTACGGTAACCGGTCCTGCCGGAGAGGAAGTATATACCAATGAATATGGTGATATTAAAGTACAATTTCATTGGGATCGTTATGGAAAAATGGATGAAAACAGCTCTAACTGGGTGAGGGTTGCACAGGGATCTGCCGGAGCCGGGTTTGGTTCTATTAATACTCCTCGTATTGGAGAGGAAGTTTTAGTGGATTTTATTAATGGCGATGCAGACAGGCCGATTGTGTTAGGCCGTCTTTATAATAGTGCCATGTCGCCACCTTGGGGTTTTCCTGCTGCCGCAAAACAATCCGGTATTAAGAGTAAAAGTTTTAACTCACCATTGTCGAATTTCAATGAGCTGATGTTTAACGATACGGCAGGTTCTGAAATCGTTAATTTCCAGGCTCAGAAAGATTTAACCTCATTGGTTAAAAACAATGAAACCCGTAATGTTAATAATGACCGTACAACAACAATCGGTAATAATGAAACAGTAACTGTCGTGGGTGATAGAGCAAAAACCGTTCAAAAAAATGAAACGGCGGCTATTACACTAGACCGTACGAAAACAGTGGGTCAGAATGAAACATCCAGCATTACCAAAAATCAAAGTATTAGTGTAGGTGAAAATCAAAGTACTAGCGTAGGCCAGAATCAAAGTGTCGATGTCATTCAAAACCGTACTCGTACAGTTGGTGAAAATGAAAATGTATCGGTTGGTCAAAGCCAAGCTTTAACTATAGGTAAAGATCACAACACGATGGTTGGTCAAAACCAAGCTTTAACTGTAGGTTCCAATCGTAATAAAACCATTGTTTCCAACGAAGTGAGCAGTATAGGTGGAAATAAACAGCAAACAATTACTAAAAATGCCGTCAGCACTGTCGGTATAGGTAAAATGTCCACGATTGGTGCAGGTTATATGTTGAATGTCGGTGGTGGCTGGATGACTAACGTGGGTGCGGCTGAAATGCATAATGTCGGATTGGTCATGGGATTAAACGCAGGCATGAATGTGGGGGTAAATGCCGGCCGTCACATTACTTTATCGGCTAATTCGAAAATTACCCTGCAAGTAGGTAGCTCGATGATTGTTATGGATAAAAATAAAATTTCCATTGTAAGTAAAACCATTAAGGTTGTAGGCACAAAAAAAGTAGATATGGATGGTAAAAAAGTAGATATTAACTAA
- a CDS encoding DUF2169 family type VI secretion system accessory protein: MFELQNHTCFYAQQFQNVDQLDRTYHVVVAKVSYDFEIDAATGQTELDFADNQSPLVFADTYYGDPAQTATLLESDFSLYKPKTDVVVNAVAYAPDDLPARQFSVALKIGDYQKTLAVTGSRYWLREAVGWTLSEPTLIESLPIRYEFAFGGSGAEKDHQGYQQNAIGMGYYTKSFLQQNSSKRMFPAHQIYDPARPIKDPNEQAVPEGFGFFSRYFAERARHTGTADEEWIKNRAPLLPKDFSMAYWNAAHPSLQLPHFKHNHIYEFGFTGMVHSFQAPNRHFTVFLPVETLFIHIQTPKNQSLCKDMILDTVWVDVEKRRITCTYRTSFPEELEVSSCQLRFIARSERGAYIEQAKAAIDNQEAFIPLPPSLHIDLKTQKLSKQKQ, encoded by the coding sequence ATGTTTGAACTACAAAACCATACATGCTTTTACGCACAGCAGTTTCAAAATGTTGATCAATTAGATCGTACATATCATGTTGTAGTAGCAAAAGTTAGCTATGACTTTGAAATTGATGCAGCCACTGGTCAGACTGAGCTTGATTTTGCTGATAATCAGTCTCCCTTGGTTTTTGCTGATACTTATTATGGAGATCCGGCACAAACTGCTACATTATTGGAAAGTGATTTTTCTTTATATAAACCTAAAACCGACGTAGTAGTTAATGCCGTTGCTTATGCGCCGGATGATTTGCCTGCCCGTCAGTTTTCTGTTGCTTTAAAAATAGGTGACTATCAAAAAACACTTGCTGTTACAGGTAGCCGCTACTGGCTGCGGGAAGCAGTAGGTTGGACTTTGAGCGAACCTACTTTAATCGAATCATTGCCTATCCGATATGAATTTGCTTTCGGGGGTAGTGGGGCAGAAAAAGATCATCAAGGCTACCAGCAAAATGCGATTGGTATGGGTTATTACACCAAATCTTTTTTGCAGCAAAACAGCAGTAAACGCATGTTTCCTGCCCATCAGATTTATGATCCTGCCCGACCCATTAAAGATCCTAATGAACAGGCTGTGCCGGAAGGGTTCGGTTTTTTCTCACGCTACTTTGCAGAACGTGCCCGTCACACAGGTACCGCAGATGAAGAATGGATAAAAAACCGAGCACCATTGTTACCAAAAGACTTTTCTATGGCTTATTGGAATGCGGCACACCCTTCATTACAGTTGCCGCATTTCAAACATAATCATATTTATGAATTTGGGTTTACAGGTATGGTGCATTCCTTTCAAGCACCAAATCGGCATTTTACGGTTTTCCTTCCTGTCGAAACATTATTTATACATATTCAAACCCCGAAAAATCAGTCGCTTTGTAAAGATATGATTTTAGATACCGTATGGGTTGATGTGGAAAAACGTCGGATAACTTGTACCTACCGCACATCATTCCCAGAGGAACTAGAAGTTTCCTCATGCCAATTACGTTTTATTGCCAGAAGTGAGCGTGGGGCATATATAGAACAGGCAAAAGCAGCAATAGATAATCAAGAAGCGTTTATTCCGTTACCTCCGTCTCTTCACATAGATTTAAAAACGCAAAAATTGAGCAAGCAAAAACAATAA